A genomic window from Vigna radiata var. radiata cultivar VC1973A chromosome 2, Vradiata_ver6, whole genome shotgun sequence includes:
- the LOC106753951 gene encoding NAC domain-containing protein 72: MGVQERDPLAQLSLPPGFRFYPTDEELLVQYLCRKVAGHHFSLPIIAEVDLYKFDPWVLPAKAVFGEKEWYFFSPRDRKYPNGSRPNRVAGSGYWKATGTDKVISTEGRKVGIKKALVFYVGKAPKGSKTNWIMHEYRVLDSSRKNNLGTTKLDDWVLCRIYKKNSSSQKVETNLWGKECSNGSSPSSSSHVEDMVESFLEIDDKCFNFPGVNSLKTMQQQDEKFGFQNMRSGFSSDWVTPPDLDSISEFGSGCGTQGMVNYEFNDLFVPSVPPFGHVEFMSGAPMEEEVQSCVRTQRADGAGYFQQNPNARNLSGSNETFGLGLTDQQIRFGLRN, encoded by the exons ATGGGAGTTCAAGAGAGAGACCCTCTGGCACAGTTGAGTTTGCCTCCTGGGTTTAGGTTTTACCCCACTGATGAAGAGCTTCTGGTTCAATACCTTTGTCGAAAGGTTGCTGGGCACCATTTTTCTCTGCCAATCATTGCTGAAGTTGATTTGTACAAGTTTGATCCATGGGTTCTTCCAG CTAAGGCCGTGTTTGGAGAAAAAGAATGGTATTTCTTTAGTCCGAGGGATAGGAAGTATCCGAATGGTTCACGGCCAAACAGAGTTGCGGGTTCTGGGTATTGGAAAGCGACGGGAACTGATAAGGTTATCTCCACCGAAGGGAGAAAAGTTGGCATAAAAAAAGCACTTGTTTTCTACGTTGGAAAAGCTCCCAAAGGCTCCAAAACCAATTGGATCATGCACGAGTATCGTGTTCTTGACTCTTCCCGGAAAAACAACCTCGGAACCACCAAG CTTGATGATTGGGTTTTGTGTCGTATATACAAGAAGAACTCGAGTTCGCAAAAGGTTGAGACCAACCTTTGGGGCAAAGAATGCAGCAATGGGTCATCACCTTCTTCATCTTCCCACGTGGAAGACATGGTGGAATCGTTTCTGGAGATCGATGATAAGTGCTTCAATTTTCCTGGTGTGAACTCGCTCAAAACAATGCAACAACAGGACGAGAAATTCGGGTTTCAAAACATGAGATCCGGATTTTCTTCTGATTGGGTCACCCCACCAGATCTTGATTCGATTTCCGAATTCGGGTCAGGTTGCGGAACCCAAGGAATGGTGAATTATGAGTTCAATGACTTATTTGTCCCTTCTGTACCGCCATTTGGTCACGTGGAGTTCATGTCAGGGGCACCCATGGAGGAGGAAGTTCAAAGCTGTGTGAGAACCCAACGGGCTGACGGAGCGGGATATTTTCAACAGAACCCGAATGCCCGTAATTTGTCCGGCTCCAACGAAACGTTTGGGTTGGGGTTGACGGATCAGCAAATCAGGTTCGGGTTACGGAACTAG
- the LOC106752651 gene encoding ABC transporter G family member 9-like, which yields MEQEIENIESQTSYITTLQGEAPDISCKGNPSVTLKFRDVTYKIKSRKGGFLKSKIEEKVVLNGVAGMVKPGEILAMLGPSGSGKTTLLAALGGKLGGKLYGSITYNGKGFSNAMKRKTGFVTQADILYPHLTVTETLVFTAFLRLPSSLSKKEKIQHAKAVMAQLGLTKCKDSIIGSPVLRGVSGGEKKRVSIGQEILINPSLLFLDEPTSGLDSTTAQRIVSILWELANGGRTVVMTIHQPSSRIYCMFHRVLLLSEGNLLYYGNGSQAMEYFTNIGFAPTMPFNPSDFLLDLANGVYTGQSNEDNALNKNKLISAYRNYFDVKFKPVIQEIPDYDKTQGRFESNKFGEWPTSWSNQFLVLLKRDVKERKYASFSGLRVCQVLLVALITALLWYKCDVSRLQDQIGILFFLTSFWGSMPLYQAIFTFPQELMILEKERSSGMYKLSSYFISRMVADLPMELVLPTIFITIIYWVVGLKNNVVNFLCTLVIIVLDVLVSQGLGLAIGAIVMDQKSATTLASVIMLTSILVSGYYIQHMPKFVSWLKYFSINYYIYHLLMGSQYSSSDTYPCSHGKCLVAEYPLIEQKGLHFQGKLTAASALFIMLIGYRLVAYLALMKIGNTKKMR from the exons ATGGAGCAGGAGATAGAGAACATAGAATCTCAAACTTCCTACATAACAACATTACAAGGCGAAGCACCTGACATCTCTTGCAAGGGGAATCCCTCCGTAACTCTAAAG TTCCGCGATGTTACTTACAAAATTAAGAGCAGAAAGGGGGGATTTCTGAAGagcaaaatagaagagaaagtAGTTCTGAATGGAGTGGCAGGAATGGTTAAACCTGGTGAAATTCTTGCCATGTTAGGTCCCTCTGGGAGTGGCAAAACTACTTTGCTAGCAGCATTGGGAGGCAAGCTTGGTGGGAAACTCTATGGAAGCATAACATATAATGGCAAAGGCTTCTCAAATGCAATGAAGAGGAAAACAGGTTTTGTGACACAAGCTGATATTCTCTATCCCCACTTGACTGTGACTGAAACTCTAGTGTTCACAGCCTTTCTCAGATTGCCAAGCAGTTTATCCAAAAAGGAGAAAATTCAGCATGCAAAAGCTGTGATGGCTCAACTTGGTTTAACCAAGTGCAAGGACAGCATCATTGGAAGCCCAGTTCTTAGAGGTGTTTCTGGTGGGGAGAAAAAAAGGGTTAGTATTGGACAAGAAATTCTCATAAACCCAAGCTTGCTATTTCTGGATGAGCCAACCTCTGGCCTAGACTCAACAACAGCTCAAAGAATTGTCTCAATTTTGTGGGAACTAGCAAATGGAGGGAGAACCGTTGTCATGACCATACATCAACCTTCAAGTAGGATTTACTGCATGTTTCACAGGGTGTTACTGCTTTCAGAAGGAAACCTACTATATTATGGAAATGGATCTCAAGCTATGgaatattttactaatattgGATTTGCCCCTACCATGCCATTCAACCCCTCAGATTTCCTTTTGGATCTTGCAAATG GTGTCTACACTGGTCAATCGAATGAGGACAATGCCTTAAATAAGAACAAATTGATTTCTGCATATAGGAACTACTTTGATGTCAAATTTAAGCCAGTGATACAAGAAATTCCAGACTACGATAAAACTCAGGGTAGATTTGAAAGCAATAAATTTGGGGAATGGCCTACCAGTTGGTCAAATCAGTTTCTTGTACTGCTAAAAAGAGATGtcaaagagagaaaatatgCATCATTTTCTGGCCTGAGGGTTTGTCAGGTTCTTCTGGTTGCTCTTATTACAGCGTTACTATGGTATAAGTGTGATGTTTCACGCTTGCAGGATCAG ATTGGAATTCTATTCTTCCTTACTAGCTTTTGGGGTAGCATGCCTCTTTATCAAGCAATATTCACTTTCCCCCAAGAGCTAATGATCCTTGAGAAGGAACGATCCTCTGGAATGTACAAGCTCTCATCATACTTCATTTCAAGGATGGTTGCTGACCTTCCAATGGAGCTCGTGCTTCCTACCATATTCATCACCATAATCTATTGGGTGGTAGGGTTGAAAAACAATGTGGTAAATTTCTTATGCACACTTGTCATTATTGTACTCGATGTGTTGGTTTCACAAGGACTAGGCCTTGCCATTGGTGCTATTGTAATGGACCAGAAATCCGCAACCACACTGGCCTCAGTGATTATGCTAACTTCTATTTTGGTTAGTGGATACTATATTCAACATATGCCAAAATTTGTATCATGGCTCAAGTACTTCTCCATTAACTACTACATATACCATCTCCTGATGGGGTCTCAATATAGCTCAAGTGACACATACCCATGTTCTCATGGAAAGTGTTTGGTTGCAGAATATCCTTTGATAGAACAAAAGGGGTTACATTTTCAAGGGAAACTCACGGCTGCATCGGCTCTATTCATAATGCTTATAGGATACAGATTAGTGGCTTATTTGGCTCTCATGAAAATTGGGAACACAAAGAAAATGCGATAA